TTTGCCGCATTTATAACAGTAGGGGTCGCCGGCGCGGGCGAAGAGGAGGCGGAGGTAGTCGTGGATTTCGGTAACGGTCGCGACCGTCGAGCGCGGGTTCTTGCTGGCGGACTTCTGCTCGATGGCTATGGCGGGGGAAAGCCCTTCGATGTATTCGACTTCCGGCTTGTCCATTTGGCCGAGGAATTGGCGGGCGTACGCCGAGAGCGATTCCACGTATCGCCGCTGCCCCTCGGCGTACAACGTATCGAAGGCGAGCGTCGATTTGCCGGAGCCCGAGACGCCGGTTATGACGACGAGCTGGTCGCGCGGGATCTTGACGTCGACGTTCTTTAGATTGTGCGCCGCGGCGCCTTTTATGAATATGTATTTCTTTGCGGGCATAAGGTCGTCGTTAAAAAGGGGCATAGGTAACTATGCCCCACGGTTTTAAGGACGTCCGCGCGTCGGCTTTTAAGGGACGGGTATTATGTGCATATCGGCGACGTTGATGCCTTTTTTCTTCTCTCCGGAGACGACCGAGACGGGTGCGGGATACCAGAGTTTGGTCACCTCGCTGTACCTTCCGTAGTAACCTATCGGGTCCGCGCCCGGCGTGTACGTCGTATCGCCCTTTTCGTCTTTTACCGCGACGATATAATAATTCTTGTCGGGTTCCACGAACAGGATAGTATAGTTCCCCTGGGCGTTCGTCACGGAACCGTTACCGAGCGGCGTCTCGCCGGCCAGCATTTTACCCTCGTCGAGCAGGAGGACAAAAGCGCCCTGCACGTTTTGGCCGTCGTCTTTGACGTTGCCTTCGATACTACCTTTCTCCAGCGCCTCCTCGCACGCGAGCAGCGAGAGGACGGTAGCAACCGCAGCTAGTATTATCCACCATTTTCTCACGGTGACTCCTCCTGTGGTCGGTATTTTACCATAACTTACGTTATCGGACAAGTTGGACGTGCCCTCGGCGGTTAAAGTTTAACGGCGACCTCTTGGTACTTCGCCGGCGGTAAATAACGGCTGGCGACGCGTTTAATTTCCACCGCGGCGAATTTGGGGTCGTCGGCGCCTTTCCAAAAACCTTCCGTCGGGTAAGGTATTTTTCGGAACAGCCGTTTGCGGGCCGCCGGGTCCGTTAAAAGTCCGGCTTCGCCCGCGATGCGGTAATAACCGCGCCACCGACCGCGGTTCACCGGGATACATACTTCGACGTTCGGGTTCTTCTTTATCTGTTTAACTTTGGCGTCGCCGGAGTACGTGCAGAAGTAAATTTTTTTCCCGAGGAGGAAGAACGAAATGGGCCTGAGGGTGGGGCGGCCACGGCCCGCCATCGTCGCGAGGTAACCCGTTTTATTATTTTTGCGTCCGAAGTACTTTTTAAACGTATCGAAATCGGCCATTTTTAACCTCCCGCGTAATCGGGTTTTTACTCCTCGTTAAGGCGCAGGCGGCGTCGCCGCCGTCCCCTCGACGGTTAAAGTGGCTTCTGCCTTTTTACCTCCCAACCGGTTTCGGGTCAAAGTCAATAGCTCGTTCGCCGATGCGATTTCGTCGGCCGTAGCGTTTTCGTCGCTCTCGGTCAAGTAGGCCAGCTTTTGGGTGAAGGCGTACGCGGTTTCATAGTCGCCGAGGTCGTACCACAACAGCGCTAAGCGTCTGGTGGGAGCCCTGTACTTCGGCGCAAGCTTTACCGCCGTCTCGAGCGAAGATACCGCTTCTTCGATGCGACCCAATCTTTCCAGGACGACGGCCCGATTGTACCACACGGCCTCGTTCGTGGGCCCGAGCTCGAGGGCCCTGGCGTATTGCTCCAACGCCTTCTCGTACCAACCCTTTCGCCGGTACAACAGACCCAGGTTGGCGTACGGTTCGTCGTAAGCCGGGGCCAGGGAAATCGCCGCCAGGTAAGACTCGTGGGCGTCGGCGGCCCGCCCCAGCGAATAGTAAGCGACGCCGGCTTCGTTTCGTACCCGGGCGTCGTTTTGGTAGCCGGGGAAGCCG
This region of bacterium genomic DNA includes:
- a CDS encoding pyridoxamine 5'-phosphate oxidase family protein, which translates into the protein MADFDTFKKYFGRKNNKTGYLATMAGRGRPTLRPISFFLLGKKIYFCTYSGDAKVKQIKKNPNVEVCIPVNRGRWRGYYRIAGEAGLLTDPAARKRLFRKIPYPTEGFWKGADDPKFAAVEIKRVASRYLPPAKYQEVAVKL
- a CDS encoding carboxypeptidase-like regulatory domain-containing protein, whose protein sequence is MRKWWIILAAVATVLSLLACEEALEKGSIEGNVKDDGQNVQGAFVLLLDEGKMLAGETPLGNGSVTNAQGNYTILFVEPDKNYYIVAVKDEKGDTTYTPGADPIGYYGRYSEVTKLWYPAPVSVVSGEKKKGINVADMHIIPVP
- a CDS encoding ATP-binding cassette domain-containing protein; translation: MPAKKYIFIKGAAAHNLKNVDVKIPRDQLVVITGVSGSGKSTLAFDTLYAEGQRRYVESLSAYARQFLGQMDKPEVEYIEGLSPAIAIEQKSASKNPRSTVATVTEIHDYLRLLFARAGDPYCYKCGK
- a CDS encoding tetratricopeptide repeat protein, whose product is MRILTLAAAAAVFVPGAALAVGREDARLSVEGAIPPAPEAAEESPLDNLTPLKRDVEAGEVAPAKLAAIMAEGNAAARYADVAEVAEVALGTPASVIAAAEAARAAAARAEERRTGKAADESAETAREYYPGFPGYQNDARVRNEAGVAYYSLGRAADAHESYLAAISLAPAYDEPYANLGLLYRRKGWYEKALEQYARALELGPTNEAVWYNRAVVLERLGRIEEAVSSLETAVKLAPKYRAPTRRLALLWYDLGDYETAYAFTQKLAYLTESDENATADEIASANELLTLTRNRLGGKKAEATLTVEGTAATPPAP